Proteins from a single region of Sneathiella aquimaris:
- the hemH gene encoding ferrochelatase, which yields MARKAVVLFNLGGPDNLEAVEPFLFNLFYDPAIIRVPKPIRYLIAKLISKRRAPIAQDIYRNIGGSSPLLQQTRDQATALQTRLTDLLKSDEVKVFIAMRYWHPMTEQTVRDVKAFGADEVILLPLYPQFSTTTTGSSVKEWKKVAKQVGLDAVTTELCCYPDDKGFIDANTALILEKLQQIPENKDRPRLLFSAHGLPKKIVDAGDPYQWQVEQSVAAIVKKLNIPDLDYTICYQSRVGPVEWIKPATEDEIERAGKENRSLMIIPVAFVSEHSETLVELDIEYAELAEQSGVPDYYRVPTVGVHADYINGLADLVLGMERGKMTSLCGQAICPKSMADCPFAKVD from the coding sequence ATGGCGCGAAAAGCGGTTGTTTTATTTAATTTGGGCGGACCCGATAATCTTGAGGCTGTTGAGCCTTTTTTGTTCAATCTGTTTTATGATCCTGCCATTATTCGCGTTCCAAAACCGATCCGGTATCTTATTGCCAAGCTGATTTCCAAAAGACGGGCCCCCATTGCCCAGGATATTTATCGTAATATTGGGGGATCGTCTCCGCTCCTGCAACAGACCCGTGATCAGGCGACTGCCCTGCAGACACGTTTAACAGACCTGTTAAAATCGGATGAAGTGAAGGTTTTCATTGCGATGCGCTATTGGCATCCAATGACAGAGCAGACCGTACGAGACGTTAAAGCGTTTGGGGCGGATGAAGTTATTCTGTTACCGCTCTATCCGCAGTTTTCTACCACGACAACGGGCTCTTCAGTGAAGGAATGGAAAAAGGTTGCCAAGCAGGTTGGCCTTGATGCTGTCACAACAGAATTATGCTGTTACCCCGATGATAAAGGCTTCATTGACGCAAATACGGCACTTATTTTGGAAAAACTGCAACAAATTCCGGAAAATAAGGATCGTCCTCGATTGTTGTTTTCGGCCCATGGCTTACCAAAGAAAATTGTCGATGCCGGGGATCCGTATCAGTGGCAGGTCGAACAATCGGTTGCGGCAATTGTCAAAAAACTGAACATTCCGGATCTGGATTACACGATCTGTTATCAAAGCCGGGTTGGACCTGTTGAATGGATCAAGCCGGCAACGGAAGATGAAATTGAACGGGCTGGAAAAGAGAACCGGTCCCTCATGATCATTCCTGTCGCGTTTGTTTCTGAACATTCCGAAACGCTTGTAGAGCTTGACATTGAATATGCTGAACTTGCGGAACAATCAGGGGTGCCGGACTATTATCGGGTGCCAACAGTGGGTGTCCATGCTGATTATATTAATGGTCTTGCCGATCTTGTTCTGGGCATGGAACGCGGGAAGATGACAAGTTTATGCGGACAGGCTATCTGTCCAAAATCAATGGCAGATTGTCCGTTCGCCAAGGTAGATTAA
- the rho gene encoding transcription termination factor Rho, producing MNLQELKKKSPPELLAAAEALDIENASTMRKQELLFAILKQKAENGEEITGGGVLEILQDGFGFLRSPDANYLAGPDDIYISPSQIRRFSLRTGDTVEGEIRSPKDGERYFALLKVQKINFEDPEQARHKINFDNLTPLYPEERIKLETPDPTQVVSSARVIDLVSPQGKGQRALIVAPPRTGKTVLLQNIANSITTNNPEVYLIVLLIDERPEEVTDMKRSVNGEVVSSTFDEPASRHVQVAEMVIEKAKRLVEHKRDVVILLDSITRLARAYNTVVPSSGKVLTGGVDANALQRPKRFFGAARNIEEGGSLTIVATALIDTGSRMDEVIFEEFKGTGNSEIILDRKLSDKRVFPAIDITKSGTRKEELLVDKATLSKMWVLRRILNPMGTTDAMEFLLDKLRTSKTNDDFFDSMNA from the coding sequence ATGAATCTTCAAGAACTTAAAAAAAAGTCCCCGCCTGAATTGTTGGCGGCGGCCGAAGCCCTTGATATTGAAAATGCTTCGACCATGCGTAAGCAAGAGCTTCTTTTCGCAATTCTCAAACAAAAAGCTGAAAATGGCGAAGAAATCACTGGTGGTGGCGTCTTAGAGATCCTGCAGGATGGATTTGGTTTTCTTCGATCGCCAGATGCAAACTATCTGGCCGGACCGGATGATATTTACATCAGTCCAAGCCAAATTCGAAGATTTTCGCTCCGAACAGGGGATACTGTCGAAGGCGAAATTAGAAGTCCAAAAGATGGTGAGCGATATTTTGCTCTCTTGAAAGTTCAAAAAATTAACTTTGAAGATCCTGAACAGGCCCGTCACAAAATCAATTTTGACAATCTGACCCCGCTTTATCCTGAAGAACGGATTAAACTTGAAACACCAGATCCAACCCAGGTGGTCAGTTCCGCCCGTGTGATTGATCTGGTATCGCCGCAAGGTAAAGGCCAGCGTGCACTGATTGTTGCTCCACCAAGAACTGGTAAGACGGTTCTCTTACAAAATATCGCGAACTCCATCACAACCAATAATCCCGAAGTTTATCTGATCGTCCTGTTGATCGATGAACGCCCGGAAGAGGTGACCGACATGAAACGGTCGGTGAACGGTGAGGTTGTGTCGTCAACTTTTGATGAACCGGCATCCCGACATGTTCAGGTCGCTGAGATGGTGATTGAAAAAGCCAAGCGGCTTGTGGAACATAAACGCGATGTGGTTATTCTTCTGGATAGTATTACCCGTTTGGCCCGTGCCTATAACACAGTGGTGCCGTCCAGTGGTAAAGTTTTGACCGGTGGTGTGGACGCGAATGCCCTGCAACGGCCGAAACGGTTCTTTGGTGCTGCGCGTAATATTGAAGAAGGGGGTTCTCTGACAATTGTCGCAACGGCGCTGATCGATACGGGTTCGCGTATGGACGAAGTTATCTTTGAAGAGTTTAAAGGCACCGGTAACTCAGAGATTATTCTTGATCGGAAACTCTCTGATAAACGTGTCTTCCCGGCGATCGATATCACCAAGTCTGGTACTCGCAAGGAAGAACTGCTGGTGGACAAGGCAACATTGTCCAAGATGTGGGTTCTGCGCCGTATTCTCAATCCAATGGGAACAACGGATGCCATGGAATTCCTGCTGGATAAATTACGGACCAGTAAAACCAACGACGATTTCTTTGATAGCATGAACGCCTAA
- the hemE gene encoding uroporphyrinogen decarboxylase, with protein MIRALKKETLDRPPFWLMRQAGRYLPEYRETRANAGSFLDLCYNPKLAEEVTLQPLRRYNMDAAILFADILLIPDALGQPLAYKEGEGPVLDAVRSAKELSSLSLDKLHSVLNPVYETVDRLSSSLPESCTLIGFAGAPWTVATYMVEGRGSKDYVNIKKWIYSDPDGFQQLIDLLIVSTTEYLLKQIEAGAEVVQIFDTWAGVLPDEEFAKWVTEPTAKIITAIRARHPDFPIIGFPKGAGGNLSQFVKQTGVTAVSLDTAAPLEWAKTEIQPHVTVQGNLDPILLVTGGQKMVDRIHHILETLGSGSHIFNLGHGIIPQTPPENVGLLADTLHNWKK; from the coding sequence ATGATCAGGGCTTTAAAAAAAGAAACCCTAGACCGGCCACCTTTTTGGCTAATGCGTCAAGCAGGACGATATTTACCTGAATATCGTGAAACCCGGGCCAATGCAGGATCCTTTCTCGATTTGTGTTATAATCCCAAACTTGCCGAAGAAGTCACTTTGCAACCGCTTCGCCGATATAACATGGATGCTGCAATCCTGTTTGCTGACATTCTCCTGATCCCTGACGCCCTTGGCCAACCTTTAGCCTACAAGGAGGGGGAAGGGCCTGTTTTAGACGCTGTACGCTCGGCAAAGGAGCTTTCATCGCTCAGTCTCGATAAACTTCATTCAGTTTTAAACCCGGTTTATGAAACAGTTGATCGGTTATCTTCCTCATTGCCAGAAAGCTGTACCCTTATCGGATTTGCAGGTGCACCCTGGACAGTTGCCACGTATATGGTGGAAGGACGCGGTTCAAAAGATTATGTGAACATTAAAAAATGGATTTACTCTGATCCAGACGGTTTTCAGCAACTGATCGATCTTCTGATCGTTTCAACCACCGAATATTTGTTAAAACAAATCGAAGCCGGGGCAGAGGTTGTGCAGATTTTTGATACTTGGGCTGGTGTATTGCCCGATGAAGAATTTGCCAAATGGGTAACCGAGCCTACCGCCAAAATCATTACAGCCATTCGGGCGCGCCATCCAGACTTTCCAATTATCGGCTTTCCAAAAGGGGCCGGTGGAAATCTGAGCCAGTTTGTCAAGCAAACGGGTGTCACAGCCGTCAGTCTGGATACAGCCGCTCCTCTGGAGTGGGCGAAAACCGAAATCCAGCCTCATGTAACGGTTCAGGGAAATCTGGATCCCATCTTGCTGGTCACTGGTGGTCAGAAAATGGTTGATCGCATTCATCACATTCTGGAAACATTAGGAAGCGGTTCCCATATCTTCAATCTAGGCCACGGTATCATTCCCCAAACCCCTCCTGAAAATGTGGGTCTTTTGGCAGATACCCTTCATAACTGGAAGAAATAG
- a CDS encoding methylated-DNA--[protein]-cysteine S-methyltransferase codes for MPQLSMHSPIGDLTVTEEDGALISLDWGWVPAEWQTETPLLRRAIEQLNEYFDGDRLDFDLPLDPPGSDFQKAVCAAMCAIPGGSTLSYGEIAKKLESSAQAVGNACGLNPIPIIIPCHRVLAAGKQMGGFSGQGGVETKTILLELEGALPPQQQQLDI; via the coding sequence ATGCCACAGCTTTCCATGCATAGCCCCATTGGGGATCTGACTGTTACAGAAGAAGATGGGGCTCTCATTTCCCTTGACTGGGGATGGGTCCCAGCAGAATGGCAAACAGAAACACCATTATTACGACGGGCGATTGAACAGCTAAATGAATATTTTGATGGTGACAGGCTGGACTTTGACCTTCCTCTCGACCCGCCCGGATCTGACTTTCAAAAGGCCGTATGTGCGGCCATGTGTGCCATCCCCGGCGGATCCACCCTCAGTTATGGTGAGATTGCCAAGAAATTGGAAAGTTCTGCACAGGCAGTTGGAAATGCCTGTGGCCTGAACCCAATTCCCATTATAATCCCATGTCATCGTGTGTTAGCAGCCGGTAAACAAATGGGCGGCTTTTCGGGTCAGGGCGGTGTTGAAACGAAAACAATCCTTCTTGAATTGGAGGGAGCCCTTCCCCCGCAACAACAACAGCTCGATATATGA
- a CDS encoding AbrB/MazE/SpoVT family DNA-binding domain-containing protein: MAPKRTLQPEPFETRLRRTGSAAGVTIPAEFLRQLGIEVGDTLQVEIDGESFRIRKLDQDYDLFMDLYEFVEDRFAPSLHQMED, encoded by the coding sequence GTGGCGCCAAAACGCACATTACAGCCTGAACCCTTTGAAACCCGTCTAAGAAGAACCGGAAGCGCGGCTGGTGTGACCATTCCTGCTGAATTTCTGCGCCAGCTTGGTATTGAAGTGGGCGATACCCTTCAAGTTGAAATTGATGGGGAATCCTTTCGTATTCGAAAATTGGATCAGGATTATGATCTGTTTATGGATCTTTACGAATTTGTAGAAGACCGATTTGCACCCTCCCTTCACCAGATGGAGGATTGA
- the hemJ gene encoding protoporphyrinogen oxidase HemJ has protein sequence MMDLLADFYPWTRALHIISVIAWMAGMLYLPRLYVYHSDTAAGSEQSETFKIMERRLLRGIINPAMVSSFLFGGLLLATPGIVDWASYWIWTKLAALFLMSGFHGSLSKWRKEFEQDKNTRSSKFYRYTNEIPTILMIVIVIMVVVKPF, from the coding sequence ATGATGGACTTATTAGCAGATTTTTATCCGTGGACACGGGCATTACATATCATATCGGTCATCGCCTGGATGGCTGGAATGCTGTATTTGCCTCGTTTATATGTTTATCATAGTGATACGGCAGCAGGCTCGGAACAGTCAGAAACCTTTAAAATAATGGAACGACGGCTTCTGCGGGGGATCATAAATCCGGCCATGGTTTCCAGTTTTCTGTTTGGTGGGTTATTACTTGCGACGCCGGGAATAGTGGACTGGGCGTCCTATTGGATCTGGACCAAATTGGCGGCTCTGTTCCTGATGAGCGGTTTTCACGGATCCCTTTCCAAGTGGCGGAAAGAGTTCGAACAGGATAAAAATACAAGAAGTTCAAAGTTTTATCGGTATACAAATGAAATACCAACCATATTAATGATTGTTATCGTCATAATGGTCGTTGTTAAACCTTTTTGA
- a CDS encoding quinone oxidoreductase family protein: MTKAIIFREAGGPSVMRWEDVTLGKPGPGEVRVKHNAIGLNYIDTYFRSGLYPSPLPASPGMEAAGIIEELGDGVTGFAVGDRVAYAGRPIGAYSEERNLPADILIKIPDSIDDQTAAAMMLQGMTVEYLLQRTFHVKPGDTILFHAAAGGVGLLACQWAKKVGATIIGTVGSEEKAKLAKEHGCDHVINYRTENFVKQVRDITDGKGVPVVYDGVGKDTFEGSLDCLQSRGLMVSYGNASGPVSGFDLGILAAKGSLYVTRPSLMDYTASRSELEQSAADVIKMVETGALKITVNQTYHMSEAVKAHEDLEGRKTTGSTIFTL; encoded by the coding sequence ATGACAAAAGCAATCATCTTTAGAGAAGCCGGCGGACCAAGTGTCATGCGTTGGGAAGACGTAACGCTAGGCAAACCGGGTCCCGGTGAAGTACGGGTCAAACACAATGCCATTGGCCTGAACTATATTGATACCTACTTTCGGTCCGGGTTATATCCCTCCCCTTTACCGGCCTCACCCGGTATGGAAGCTGCTGGTATTATTGAGGAACTGGGCGATGGCGTGACAGGTTTTGCTGTTGGCGACCGGGTAGCATATGCCGGACGGCCCATTGGCGCCTATTCCGAAGAACGTAACCTGCCAGCTGACATCCTGATCAAAATTCCGGACAGTATTGACGATCAGACGGCGGCCGCCATGATGTTACAGGGTATGACGGTCGAATATCTGCTACAACGGACGTTTCACGTGAAACCTGGTGATACCATCCTTTTCCACGCGGCGGCAGGTGGTGTGGGTCTGCTGGCCTGTCAATGGGCCAAAAAGGTTGGCGCTACAATTATTGGTACGGTTGGTTCAGAAGAAAAAGCAAAACTTGCCAAGGAACATGGGTGCGATCACGTGATTAACTACCGAACCGAAAATTTTGTTAAACAGGTTCGGGACATTACAGACGGAAAAGGGGTTCCGGTCGTTTATGATGGCGTTGGTAAAGACACCTTCGAAGGTTCCCTGGATTGTCTGCAAAGCCGTGGCCTCATGGTTTCATATGGGAATGCCTCTGGGCCGGTAAGTGGGTTTGATCTTGGTATTCTTGCCGCGAAAGGATCCCTTTATGTGACGCGTCCTTCCCTTATGGATTACACTGCCAGCCGATCAGAGCTTGAACAATCCGCCGCGGATGTAATCAAAATGGTGGAGACCGGCGCGTTAAAAATTACAGTGAATCAAACTTATCATATGAGTGAAGCTGTTAAAGCCCATGAGGATCTGGAGGGCCGTAAAACAACAGGTTCCACCATATTCACCCTATAA